Proteins from one Cryptomeria japonica chromosome 4, Sugi_1.0, whole genome shotgun sequence genomic window:
- the LOC131064537 gene encoding dehydrin Rab16D, translating to MADQQDRGLFGMFGKKHEEGSHGQPGPYTEQGYGYGKTELHHASPQGYTYEGAQNHHAPPTATYCEETTYGIAKPHDIHREEKSHGLLGKLHHKHSDSSSSSSSDEEDKEGGGRKKKGLKEKIKEKLPGHRRNKNEEGEKYASEEKKHGLFGH from the exons ATGGCTGATCAGCAGGACCGAGGTCTGTTTGGAATGTTTGGAAAGAAGCATGAGGAAGGAAGCCATGGGCAGCCTGGTCCTTACACAGAGCAGGGATATGGTTATGGTAAAACTGAGCTTCACCATGCTAGCCCACAGGGCTATACTTATGAAGGAGCTCAGAATCACCACGCTCCTCCAACTGCTACTTATTGTGAAGAAACTACCTATGGGATTGCCAAGCCCCATGATATACATAGGGAAGAGAAGTCCCATGGATTGCTTGGAAAACTCCATCACAAGCACAGTGATTCCAGCTCCAGCTCT TCAAGtgatgaggaggacaaagaaggAGGAGGGCGAAAGAAGAAGGGTCTTAAAGAGAAGATCAAAGAAAAACTGCCTGGACATCGTCGTAATAAAAATGAGGAAGGAGAAAAGTATGCGAGTGAGGAAAAGAAACATGGATTATTTGGGCATTAA